The following coding sequences are from one Granulicella sp. L56 window:
- a CDS encoding citrate synthase, protein MSNVVAPKGLEGIVATSSSICFIDGDAGVLSYRGIDIHELAQRSTFEECAYLLWFGKLPNATELANFATQLAAARKLDPKIVDFLRTVPATATPMQVLRTATSLLSIYDADEADCSHDANVRKSFRLTAQIPMIVALFDRIRKGKPVVEADHKLSHAGNFLWMLNGERPSETATRAFDIALILHADHELNASTFAARVIAATLADIHSAITGAIGALKGPLHGGANEATMRLLYAIDKAGADPIEYVKQMFVEKKKISGFGHRVYHTEDPRATHLRSMSEELGKAAGSTKWFDMSRKIELFIKEQKKLNANVDFYSASTYTTLGIDIDLFTPIFAISRIAGWAAHVIEQHDDNRLIRPRADYVGPAYPSPYVPIAER, encoded by the coding sequence ATGTCCAATGTTGTCGCACCGAAAGGCTTGGAAGGCATCGTCGCCACCAGCTCTTCCATCTGCTTTATTGACGGCGACGCCGGCGTCCTCTCCTATCGTGGAATCGACATCCACGAGCTTGCCCAGCGCTCCACCTTTGAGGAGTGCGCCTACCTCCTCTGGTTCGGCAAGCTGCCCAACGCCACCGAGCTTGCCAACTTCGCCACCCAGCTCGCCGCAGCGCGCAAGCTCGATCCCAAGATCGTCGATTTCCTCCGCACCGTACCGGCAACCGCGACGCCCATGCAAGTGCTCCGCACCGCTACCTCGCTGCTCAGCATCTACGACGCCGACGAGGCCGATTGCAGCCACGACGCCAACGTCCGCAAGTCCTTCCGTCTCACCGCGCAGATCCCGATGATCGTCGCCCTCTTCGACCGCATCCGCAAGGGCAAGCCCGTCGTCGAGGCCGACCACAAGCTCTCGCACGCCGGCAACTTCCTCTGGATGCTCAACGGCGAGCGCCCTTCCGAGACGGCGACCCGCGCCTTCGACATCGCGCTCATCCTCCACGCCGACCATGAACTGAACGCCAGCACCTTCGCCGCCCGCGTCATCGCGGCGACTCTCGCCGACATCCACTCAGCCATCACCGGAGCCATTGGCGCGCTCAAAGGCCCCCTCCATGGCGGAGCCAACGAAGCCACCATGCGCCTGCTCTACGCCATCGACAAGGCGGGAGCCGACCCCATCGAGTACGTGAAGCAGATGTTCGTCGAGAAGAAGAAGATCTCCGGCTTCGGCCATCGCGTCTACCACACCGAAGACCCACGGGCCACGCACCTCCGCAGCATGTCCGAAGAGCTGGGCAAGGCCGCTGGAAGCACCAAGTGGTTCGATATGTCCCGCAAGATCGAACTCTTCATCAAGGAGCAGAAGAAGCTCAACGCCAACGTCGACTTCTACTCCGCCTCCACCTACACCACGCTCGGCATCGACATCGATCTCTTCACTCCGATCTTCGCCATCAGCCGCATCGCCGGATGGGCCGCCCACGTCATCGAGCAGCACGATGACAACCGCCTCATCCGCCCGCGCGCCGACTACGTTGGCCCCGCTTACCCGTCGCCCTACGTCCCCATCGCAGAACGCTAG
- a CDS encoding cysteine desulfurase family protein: MRPIYMDANATTPLLPEVFEAMRPFWIEHFGNASSIHQQGQYARAAVDHARESIAKLLHCRASEIVFTSGGTESDNLALFGTLSAGAHLVTTAIEHHAVLHAAESLAARNIEVTFLPCTAQGLIEPAALEAALRPNTKLVSIMYANNETGVIQPIAELARIAHTAGALFHTDAVQAAGKLPLDLSPRGPLKDVDLLSISGHKIYAPKGIGVLFVRRSVRLSPMMHGGTHERQRRAGTENVTGVVGLGKAAELAQAWLATDVPATNLGAPCPDSGTWDAGGCPPPLDPAHGPTHLATLRDRLEQGILAQVEECGINGEGAPRVANTTNLYFDHVEAEALVIALDLKGLSVSGGSACQSGATEPSHVLTAMGLIPARARASIRFSLSKLTTEEEVERALALVPTAVARLRELSPTYHKSIESVA, from the coding sequence ATGCGACCTATCTACATGGACGCGAATGCCACCACCCCTCTTCTCCCCGAAGTCTTCGAGGCCATGCGACCCTTCTGGATCGAACACTTCGGCAATGCCAGCTCCATCCATCAGCAGGGCCAATACGCCCGCGCCGCCGTCGATCACGCCCGCGAGTCCATCGCCAAGCTCCTTCATTGCCGCGCCTCCGAGATCGTCTTCACCTCCGGCGGCACCGAGAGCGACAACCTCGCCCTCTTCGGCACCCTCTCCGCAGGCGCGCACCTCGTCACCACCGCCATCGAGCACCACGCCGTCCTTCACGCCGCCGAATCGCTCGCCGCACGAAACATCGAGGTCACCTTTCTCCCCTGCACCGCGCAGGGACTCATCGAACCCGCCGCACTCGAAGCCGCGCTCCGCCCCAACACCAAATTAGTCAGCATTATGTACGCGAACAACGAGACCGGCGTCATCCAACCGATTGCCGAACTCGCCCGCATCGCGCACACTGCCGGAGCACTCTTCCACACCGACGCCGTACAAGCCGCAGGCAAGCTTCCCCTCGACCTCAGCCCGCGCGGCCCACTCAAAGACGTGGACCTTCTCAGCATCTCCGGCCACAAGATCTACGCGCCCAAAGGCATCGGCGTCCTCTTCGTCCGCCGCAGTGTCCGTCTCTCCCCAATGATGCACGGAGGCACGCACGAGCGCCAGCGCCGTGCCGGAACAGAAAACGTCACTGGAGTCGTAGGTCTGGGCAAAGCCGCCGAACTCGCCCAGGCATGGCTAGCGACCGATGTCCCCGCCACAAATCTGGGTGCCCCATGTCCCGACTCTGGGACATGGGATGCGGGCGGATGCCCGCCCCCTCTCGATCCGGCGCATGGCCCCACCCACCTCGCCACTCTCCGTGACCGCCTCGAACAAGGCATCCTCGCACAGGTCGAAGAGTGCGGCATCAACGGCGAGGGCGCGCCTCGCGTGGCAAACACCACCAACCTCTACTTCGACCACGTAGAGGCCGAAGCACTCGTCATTGCGCTGGATTTAAAGGGCCTCTCCGTCAGCGGAGGCAGCGCCTGCCAGTCCGGAGCCACCGAACCCTCACACGTCCTCACCGCCATGGGCCTCATCCCGGCCCGCGCTCGCGCCAGCATCCGATTCTCGCTCTCCAAGCTCACCACCGAAGAAGAAGTCGAACGGGCTCTCGCGCTGGTCCCCACCGCGGTAGCTCGTCTCCGCGAGCTAAGCCCTACTTATCACAAGAGCATAGAGAGCGTTGCCTGA
- a CDS encoding APC family permease yields the protein MSFVDSLLGKPLATSEEHSEHIGVAAGIPIFGLDALTSAAYGPEAAMTLLIPLGLAGLHYIVPIVTAILILLGIVFFSYLQTIAAYPNGGGSYTVASENLGIGPALLAAAALMIDYILTAAVGISAGVTALTSAVPSLLPDTLLLCLLILAILTIVNLRGVKEAGAAFIIPTFMFVGTLMAVIGVGVYHTIVSGGHPVPVAPPPPALPATVKYLGIWLLLKAFSNGCAAMTGVEAVSNGVNAFEEPRAKKAQLSLTVIIAMLVVLLFGTTYLARAYGITAMEPTALHYQSMVSILTTAVFGRGWFYYTTMASILVALSLSANTAFAGFPRLARAIAAHDYLPHVFLLRGRRLLFSHGIYALTGFTAVILFLFDGVTDRLIPLYAIGAFIAFTLSQAGMVVHWKKQEGGYKRHWWHMFVNGFGALATGITTLVVLVTKFLSGAWVTAILIPLLILIMLGVKRHYSRVKREMKDMTPINLMNLEPPIVVIPMARWDRVTEKALRFGLLLSKEIKAVHIHSDDEGDEGLDDVWEDKVVGPIRKEGLQEPELVTIPSNFRFVLSPLMEYILKLEDENPGRKVAVILPEMVVAHWWENALHGQRVQLLKLLLLLKGNQRIVIVNIPWYL from the coding sequence ATGTCTTTTGTAGACTCCCTTCTGGGGAAGCCGTTAGCAACAAGTGAAGAGCACTCCGAGCACATCGGAGTCGCTGCGGGAATCCCGATTTTTGGGTTGGATGCGCTGACCAGCGCAGCTTACGGGCCAGAGGCGGCGATGACGCTGCTGATTCCGCTGGGGCTCGCGGGACTTCATTACATCGTTCCGATTGTTACGGCAATTTTAATCCTGCTGGGAATCGTCTTCTTCAGCTATCTGCAGACGATTGCCGCATATCCCAACGGTGGCGGATCGTACACCGTTGCGAGCGAGAACCTGGGCATCGGCCCGGCGCTGCTGGCGGCTGCGGCGCTGATGATCGACTATATTCTGACGGCTGCGGTGGGAATTTCAGCCGGCGTGACGGCGCTGACCTCTGCTGTCCCGAGCCTGCTGCCGGATACGCTTCTTCTCTGTTTACTCATACTTGCAATTCTGACCATTGTGAACCTGCGCGGAGTGAAAGAAGCCGGAGCAGCATTTATTATTCCGACTTTCATGTTCGTCGGGACATTGATGGCTGTGATTGGTGTCGGGGTTTATCACACCATTGTTTCCGGTGGCCATCCTGTACCGGTAGCGCCCCCTCCTCCGGCACTGCCTGCTACGGTGAAGTACCTGGGGATTTGGCTGCTGCTGAAGGCGTTTTCCAATGGTTGCGCCGCTATGACCGGCGTTGAAGCTGTATCGAACGGCGTGAATGCCTTTGAGGAGCCGAGGGCGAAGAAGGCGCAACTCTCGCTGACAGTCATTATCGCGATGCTGGTTGTCCTGTTGTTTGGGACGACCTATCTGGCCCGGGCTTATGGCATCACGGCGATGGAGCCGACGGCGCTCCACTACCAGAGCATGGTGAGCATCCTGACCACGGCCGTGTTTGGGCGGGGATGGTTTTACTACACGACCATGGCGTCGATCCTGGTGGCGTTGTCTCTGAGCGCCAATACCGCCTTCGCCGGATTTCCACGGCTGGCGCGGGCCATCGCCGCACATGATTATCTGCCGCATGTGTTTCTGCTGCGTGGCCGCCGGTTGCTGTTTTCGCACGGCATCTACGCGCTCACAGGATTTACCGCTGTCATTCTTTTCCTGTTCGACGGTGTGACCGACCGATTGATTCCGCTCTATGCGATTGGCGCATTTATCGCCTTTACCCTGTCGCAGGCCGGGATGGTGGTGCACTGGAAGAAGCAGGAGGGGGGCTACAAAAGACATTGGTGGCACATGTTCGTCAATGGCTTCGGCGCGCTGGCGACCGGCATTACGACGCTGGTGGTGCTGGTGACGAAGTTCCTCTCCGGGGCATGGGTGACGGCGATTTTGATTCCGCTGCTGATCCTGATCATGCTTGGCGTGAAGCGGCACTACTCGCGGGTGAAGCGCGAGATGAAGGACATGACCCCGATTAACCTGATGAACCTGGAGCCACCGATTGTGGTAATTCCGATGGCGCGCTGGGACCGGGTGACGGAGAAGGCGCTGCGGTTTGGGCTGCTGCTGTCGAAGGAGATCAAGGCGGTACACATCCACTCGGACGACGAAGGGGACGAGGGCCTTGACGATGTGTGGGAAGACAAGGTGGTGGGCCCTATCAGGAAAGAGGGCTTACAGGAGCCGGAGCTGGTGACGATACCGTCTAATTTCCGCTTCGTGCTCTCGCCGTTGATGGAATACATCCTGAAGCTGGAGGATGAGAATCCTGGGCGGAAGGTCGCCGTGATTCTGCCGGAGATGGTGGTGGCGCACTGGTGGGAGAATGCGCTGCATGGACAGCGGGTGCAGTTACTGAAGCTGCTGCTGCTGCTGAAGGGAAACCAGAGAATCGTGATCGTGAATATTCCCTGGTACCTGTGA
- a CDS encoding glutathione peroxidase gives MPANLYDIPVNRITGEATSLADYRGKVLLVVNVASQCGLTPQYDALEKLYTRFQDSGLAVLGFPANDFGSQEPGSNEEIQTFCRSTFGVNFPMFSKIAVTGPDTHPLYKSLIEAQPKATGEGRAAMRENLNGFLSKSNSTTNPEPGILWNFEKFLIGRDGNVVARFSPEVVPDDPAVVAAIESALAQS, from the coding sequence ATGCCCGCAAATCTCTACGACATCCCCGTCAACCGAATCACCGGCGAAGCTACCTCCCTCGCCGACTATCGCGGCAAAGTCCTGCTGGTAGTCAACGTGGCCTCCCAATGCGGCCTCACCCCTCAATATGACGCACTCGAAAAGCTTTACACCCGCTTCCAGGACTCAGGCCTCGCTGTTCTCGGCTTTCCTGCCAACGACTTCGGCTCGCAAGAGCCCGGCAGCAACGAGGAGATCCAGACCTTCTGCCGCAGCACCTTCGGCGTCAACTTCCCCATGTTCTCGAAGATCGCCGTCACCGGCCCCGACACTCATCCTCTTTACAAGTCCCTCATCGAAGCCCAGCCCAAGGCCACCGGCGAAGGCCGCGCCGCCATGCGCGAGAACCTCAATGGATTTCTCAGCAAAAGCAACTCCACCACCAACCCCGAGCCCGGCATCCTCTGGAACTTCGAGAAGTTCCTCATCGGCCGCGACGGCAATGTCGTCGCCCGCTTCTCCCCCGAAGTCGTGCCCGACGACCCAGCCGTCGTCGCAGCCATCGAGTCTGCCCTCGCTCAATCGTAA
- a CDS encoding M61 family peptidase, giving the protein MNLRILPFAFSLLLAFPAIAQKPPIRITADLSEAPRKLYHAEIEIPVSPGPLTLITPEWIPGNHRPTGPAEDITGVVFTANGQTLPWRRDDTNLYEFHLIIPAGVTTLHAHLDCIVTSRVASKFAVLEWEKLLLYPANTPVANIPIQPSVTVPAGWGIGTALTSIGTGAPTTANTGVDQADHTTTPGATTTNYAATTVEQLQDSPVITGQYFHEFPLAPEVTPKHYIDVVADAPEDSELRPELLAEISNLVRETGAMYGPRHYHVYHFLLTLSDATDGEGLEHGQSSNNGVDEKTFSDADHQLIDSDLLSHEFTHSWNGKYRRPFNLYQTDFATMQQGSLLWVYEGMTQYLGNVLAARSGLKSQAQYRDQLAISAANLDNKPGRVWRNTEDTAIAASILRGGNPAWSNWKRGQDYYQEGELFWLDADTTIRKLTNNKKSLNDFEHIFLGKGGNTGPLIVTYNRDELVADLNQVVKYDWATFIHEHIDTINPHADLSGIEQGGYKLVYTDKPSKSQTTMNSARKDHPGPDVWYSLGLRIKNDGTITDIRWGGPADNAKLAPGQKIIAVDGIIFSSDAVKAAIKQSKDNAAPIHLILQTDQFVTLTDINYHGGERYPSLQRIEGTPDFLDDITKPLTTPQTAPAKAE; this is encoded by the coding sequence TTGAACCTTCGCATCCTCCCCTTCGCGTTCTCCCTTCTTCTTGCCTTCCCCGCCATCGCGCAAAAGCCCCCCATCCGCATCACCGCCGATCTCTCCGAGGCTCCCCGCAAGCTCTACCACGCCGAGATCGAGATCCCCGTCTCTCCCGGCCCGCTCACCCTCATTACGCCAGAGTGGATTCCCGGCAACCACCGCCCCACCGGCCCCGCCGAAGACATCACAGGAGTCGTCTTCACCGCCAACGGCCAAACCCTGCCCTGGCGCCGCGACGACACCAATCTCTACGAGTTCCACCTCATCATCCCCGCCGGAGTCACCACCCTCCACGCTCACCTCGACTGCATCGTCACCTCCCGCGTCGCCTCGAAGTTCGCCGTCCTCGAGTGGGAAAAGCTGCTCCTCTATCCCGCCAACACTCCCGTCGCCAATATCCCCATCCAGCCCTCCGTCACCGTTCCTGCAGGCTGGGGCATCGGCACCGCGCTCACTTCCATCGGCACCGGCGCACCGACCACCGCCAACACCGGAGTCGATCAAGCCGACCACACTACCACCCCCGGCGCGACCACCACCAACTACGCAGCCACCACCGTCGAGCAGCTTCAGGACTCCCCTGTCATCACCGGCCAATACTTCCACGAGTTCCCCCTCGCACCCGAGGTCACGCCCAAGCACTACATCGACGTGGTCGCCGACGCCCCCGAAGACTCCGAACTCCGCCCCGAACTCCTCGCCGAAATCTCCAACCTCGTCCGCGAGACCGGAGCGATGTACGGCCCGCGCCACTATCACGTCTACCACTTCCTGCTCACCCTCTCCGACGCAACCGACGGCGAGGGTCTCGAGCACGGCCAGTCCTCCAACAACGGCGTCGACGAAAAGACCTTCTCCGACGCCGATCACCAACTCATCGACTCCGACCTCCTCTCGCACGAGTTCACCCACTCCTGGAACGGCAAATACCGTCGCCCCTTCAACCTCTACCAGACCGACTTCGCCACCATGCAGCAAGGCTCGCTGCTCTGGGTTTACGAAGGCATGACTCAATATCTCGGCAACGTCCTCGCCGCCCGCTCCGGCCTCAAGTCGCAAGCGCAATACCGCGACCAACTCGCCATCTCCGCCGCCAACCTCGATAACAAACCCGGCCGCGTCTGGCGCAACACCGAAGACACCGCCATCGCCGCCAGCATCCTTCGCGGCGGCAACCCCGCATGGTCAAACTGGAAGCGCGGCCAGGACTACTACCAGGAGGGCGAACTCTTCTGGCTTGATGCCGACACCACCATCCGCAAGCTCACGAACAACAAAAAATCTCTCAACGACTTCGAGCACATCTTCCTCGGCAAGGGCGGCAATACCGGCCCACTCATCGTCACCTACAACCGCGACGAGCTCGTCGCTGATCTCAACCAGGTCGTCAAATACGATTGGGCAACCTTCATCCACGAGCACATCGACACGATCAACCCCCACGCCGACCTCTCCGGCATCGAACAGGGCGGCTATAAGCTCGTCTACACCGACAAGCCCAGCAAATCCCAGACGACCATGAATTCCGCACGCAAGGATCATCCCGGCCCCGACGTCTGGTACTCCCTCGGTCTCCGCATCAAGAACGATGGCACCATCACCGACATTCGCTGGGGAGGCCCAGCCGACAACGCCAAACTCGCTCCCGGCCAAAAGATCATCGCCGTCGATGGAATCATCTTCTCCTCCGACGCGGTCAAGGCCGCCATCAAACAATCCAAAGACAACGCCGCACCGATCCACCTCATCCTGCAAACCGATCAATTCGTCACCCTCACCGACATCAACTACCACGGCGGCGAACGCTACCCCTCGCTCCAGCGCATCGAAGGCACACCCGACTTCCTCGACGACATCACGAAGCCTCTCACCACACCCCAAACCGCCCCCGCAAAAGCCGAGTAA
- a CDS encoding acyltransferase, with protein sequence MGMTETSGAAVATAEVSTTRPHFVVLDGLRGVAAVAVVTFHFLEMVIWNYSKLWIGHGWLAVDFFFCLSGFVMGYAYDDRLGKMGLGKFLKARLIRLHPLVVFGTVLGLIAFYANPFGVTPGYGPGKMALIVAASLLMIPYGAITQRGGSIFGLDAPGWSLFWEYVANVVFGVVLYRMKRNVLVVLTVAAAVLLCWVGHRAGNLFGGWNVHTFWDGGARVTFSFMAGLLVYRMGWRLRTRLGFGALSVLLMLAFVMPYAKGGWVREVAVIVVYFPLLVALGAGAKVSPRIERLCRFSGDLSYPLYMTHYSVIWIWADFVGKHKLATGELAPAVVCGVVTMVAFAYIVMVAYDKPVRSYLRAKW encoded by the coding sequence ATGGGAATGACGGAGACCTCGGGAGCGGCGGTGGCGACGGCAGAGGTCAGCACGACAAGGCCGCATTTTGTAGTGCTGGATGGTTTGCGCGGCGTAGCCGCCGTGGCAGTAGTGACCTTCCACTTTCTCGAGATGGTGATTTGGAACTACAGCAAGCTTTGGATTGGGCATGGCTGGCTGGCGGTGGACTTCTTTTTTTGCCTCTCCGGTTTTGTGATGGGGTATGCGTATGACGACCGCCTGGGCAAGATGGGACTGGGAAAGTTCCTGAAGGCGCGATTGATTCGGCTGCATCCTTTGGTCGTCTTTGGGACGGTGCTTGGGCTCATTGCATTTTATGCAAATCCGTTTGGGGTGACGCCGGGGTATGGCCCGGGAAAGATGGCGCTCATCGTTGCGGCGTCCCTCTTGATGATTCCTTACGGTGCGATAACGCAACGGGGAGGAAGCATCTTCGGCCTCGATGCGCCAGGGTGGTCACTATTTTGGGAGTACGTGGCCAATGTGGTGTTTGGTGTGGTGCTGTACCGGATGAAGCGCAATGTGCTGGTGGTGCTAACGGTGGCGGCAGCGGTGCTGCTGTGCTGGGTGGGACACCGGGCGGGAAACTTATTCGGCGGATGGAACGTGCATACCTTTTGGGACGGTGGGGCCCGGGTCACGTTCTCGTTTATGGCGGGACTACTCGTGTACCGGATGGGGTGGCGGCTGCGGACGCGGCTTGGCTTTGGGGCGTTAAGTGTACTGCTCATGCTCGCGTTTGTGATGCCGTATGCGAAGGGCGGATGGGTACGAGAGGTGGCGGTGATTGTGGTGTATTTTCCGCTGCTGGTGGCACTCGGTGCGGGGGCAAAGGTATCGCCTCGGATAGAACGGCTTTGCCGGTTCTCGGGGGACCTATCCTATCCGCTGTATATGACTCATTACTCCGTGATCTGGATTTGGGCAGACTTTGTCGGCAAACACAAACTGGCAACGGGAGAACTGGCGCCAGCGGTTGTGTGCGGAGTGGTGACAATGGTGGCGTTTGCGTACATAGTGATGGTGGCTTATGACAAGCCGGTACGATCGTATCTGCGGGCGAAGTGGTGA
- a CDS encoding alpha/beta fold hydrolase: MRLAAVALFLFSALAGSAQTMSAPSAQTPPATITWPTQDGTYLIKNFRFRTGETLPELKLHYLTLGTPHRNAAGHIDNAILLLHGTGGDAHSLLAPQFSNILFGPGQPLDITKYYLILPDDIGHGQSSKPSDGLRTRFPHYDYDDMVSSQHTMLLEGLHVDHLRLIFGTSMGCMQSFVWGETYPGFADALMPMACLPTQIAGRNRMMRYMAIENIKNDPAWKNGDYTTEPVVGLRAANELLLVMGSSPLQMQKAAPTRAAAEAYADRSLARSTANTDANDFIYYLDASRDYDPSAKLSTITVPVLWINSADDFINPPELGIAEKMVNLMPNAKFILIPISDATRGHGTHTQATVWKDYMADFLRQTQSK, from the coding sequence ATGCGCCTCGCAGCCGTTGCTCTCTTCCTCTTCTCGGCCCTTGCAGGCTCCGCACAAACCATGTCAGCGCCCTCGGCGCAAACGCCTCCCGCCACCATCACATGGCCCACGCAGGACGGCACCTACCTCATCAAAAATTTTCGCTTCCGCACCGGAGAAACCCTCCCCGAACTGAAGCTCCACTACCTCACCCTCGGCACACCGCACCGCAACGCCGCAGGCCACATCGATAACGCCATCCTCCTCCTCCACGGCACCGGCGGCGACGCCCACTCGCTCCTCGCCCCGCAGTTCTCCAACATCCTCTTCGGCCCCGGCCAGCCCCTCGACATCACGAAGTATTACCTCATCCTCCCCGACGACATCGGCCACGGCCAGTCCAGCAAGCCCAGCGACGGCCTCCGCACGCGCTTCCCGCACTACGACTACGACGACATGGTCTCCAGCCAACACACCATGCTCCTCGAAGGCCTCCACGTCGATCACCTCCGCCTCATCTTCGGAACCTCCATGGGCTGCATGCAGTCCTTCGTCTGGGGCGAAACATACCCCGGCTTCGCCGACGCCCTCATGCCCATGGCCTGCCTCCCGACTCAAATCGCCGGACGCAACCGCATGATGCGCTACATGGCCATCGAAAACATTAAGAACGATCCCGCCTGGAAGAACGGCGACTACACCACCGAACCCGTCGTCGGTCTCCGCGCCGCCAACGAACTACTCCTCGTCATGGGCTCCAGCCCGCTCCAGATGCAGAAGGCCGCGCCCACCCGCGCCGCCGCCGAAGCTTACGCCGACCGCTCCCTCGCCCGCAGCACCGCTAACACCGACGCCAACGACTTCATCTACTACCTCGACGCCTCACGCGACTACGACCCCAGCGCCAAGCTCAGCACCATCACCGTTCCCGTCCTCTGGATCAACTCCGCCGACGACTTCATCAACCCACCTGAGCTGGGCATCGCAGAAAAAATGGTGAACCTCATGCCCAACGCAAAGTTCATCCTCATCCCCATCTCCGACGCCACCCGAGGCCATGGAACCCACACCCAGGCCACCGTCTGGAAGGACTACATGGCCGACTTCCTCCGCCAGACCCAGTCCAAATAG
- a CDS encoding cation:proton antiporter, which translates to MTLTLTNFLGLLGGLLVLAFVTNRFSRRTRVPDVIVLLICGIVLGPVLHWINADRFPELIRGVGTVALILILFAAGLELDLRRALKQFTAGMTLAIFSYGLTFAGVAYFCIHALSMARMPSLLVAAALACMSSSIILPTLDQLDLRHDLKTTLVIEASFGDGLGAIGVGVLLGLAGGGSLSLHSSSGAILGSAFAMFIFKFLLAFIVAIIAGFLWVRLLPSVSDKQFWQVLTFAVVLIVYSITDAIGGSALFAVMVFGATLASLLDPQNSMQRFGFEILAPGHSDKIHSFHSELAFLVRSFFFVLLGAMIQFAGLKKQLLPSLGILGVFLVARILAVFCSRIVWRGTTYRECEFATLLIPRGLITAVLALEVIQAAPTGLAYFPSLTFALILFTNVLILPASIRARVLAPASPPTADELPVS; encoded by the coding sequence GTGACCTTAACTCTCACCAATTTTCTGGGACTGCTCGGCGGCCTGCTCGTTCTGGCCTTCGTGACCAATCGTTTCTCCCGCCGCACCCGCGTGCCCGACGTCATCGTCCTGCTCATCTGCGGAATTGTTCTGGGCCCCGTCTTGCACTGGATCAACGCCGACCGATTTCCCGAGCTCATCCGCGGAGTCGGCACCGTCGCCCTCATCCTGATTCTCTTCGCCGCCGGCCTGGAGCTCGACCTCCGCCGCGCCCTCAAGCAGTTCACCGCCGGCATGACGCTGGCGATCTTCAGCTACGGCCTCACCTTCGCAGGCGTCGCTTATTTCTGCATCCACGCCCTCAGCATGGCCAGAATGCCGTCGCTCCTTGTCGCCGCGGCGCTGGCCTGCATGAGCAGTTCGATCATCCTCCCAACCCTGGACCAGCTCGACCTGCGCCACGACCTCAAGACCACGCTCGTCATCGAAGCCTCCTTCGGCGACGGCCTCGGCGCCATCGGCGTAGGCGTCCTGCTCGGCCTCGCAGGCGGTGGAAGCTTGTCCCTCCATAGCAGCAGCGGCGCTATCCTCGGCAGCGCCTTCGCCATGTTCATCTTCAAGTTCCTGCTCGCATTCATCGTTGCCATCATCGCCGGATTTCTCTGGGTGCGGCTGCTGCCCAGCGTCTCCGACAAGCAGTTCTGGCAGGTGCTCACCTTCGCCGTCGTCCTGATCGTCTATTCCATCACCGACGCCATCGGCGGCAGCGCCCTCTTCGCCGTCATGGTCTTCGGCGCCACGCTGGCCAGCCTGCTCGATCCCCAGAACTCCATGCAGAGGTTCGGGTTCGAGATCCTCGCGCCCGGCCACAGCGACAAGATCCACTCCTTCCACTCCGAACTGGCGTTCCTCGTTCGCAGCTTCTTCTTCGTCCTGCTCGGCGCGATGATCCAGTTCGCCGGATTGAAGAAACAGCTCCTCCCGAGCCTTGGCATTCTGGGTGTATTTCTTGTCGCGCGCATCCTTGCCGTCTTCTGCAGCCGCATCGTTTGGCGTGGAACAACCTACCGCGAATGCGAGTTCGCCACCCTGCTGATCCCCCGCGGCCTCATCACCGCGGTCCTCGCCCTCGAAGTCATTCAGGCCGCCCCGACCGGCCTTGCCTACTTCCCGTCCCTGACCTTCGCCCTCATCCTGTTCACCAACGTCCTCATCCTCCCGGCATCGATCCGCGCCCGCGTCCTCGCCCCCGCCTCGCCCCCGACAGCCGACGAGCTGCCAGTCTCCTAA